From a single Ooceraea biroi isolate clonal line C1 chromosome 12, Obir_v5.4, whole genome shotgun sequence genomic region:
- the LOC105284265 gene encoding serine/threonine-protein kinase PLK4, with protein sequence MRHRVMPALSAGFGEQIEEYEVLNLLGKGGYGSVYRAKCLRSGIEVAIKMIDKKMMAAAGMADRVSQEVKIHWRLKHPAILELYTCFEDANYVYLVLELCHNGELQRFLKAQGTKVLSEDHAAPIIRQVVQGLLYLHSHQILHRDLSLSNLLLTRDMQVKIADFGLATQLNKPDEKHLTMCGTPNYISPEVATRSSHGPEADVWSLGCMLYTLLVGKPPFDTDAIKSTLTRVVMADYVMPPHLSDNAKDLIDKLLKKNPKDRIRLRDIQKHPFIASVEKNRLHSERNGMSQALLSNGIMDSGLGRTLSSYGRSKIRSRSEERMSTMPMVPLVSMRSEALSEPIARMHSYHKTRCANNCTKEDSVLMDVPLPRARLFSYNGLYGNRNACDDFERQKPVIERQHKPKREKSVENLRNAEKNEVPTKLQVAPLDSNRLQPTRHRTKNAILTILDNGEVCIEFIKRRNGTEKVSEVCRISDDGLRIVLYKPNAAEVGPQPPPLPSRGADSIYSYENLPACHHRKYMYAFRFVKLVRAKTPKLTLYTQRSKCLFMENGPQPDCEVHFYNGVKVVRVDGVVRITDHNGDATFVEGEFPLHLETYYEHYSECYQRCLLLESTLASLEAATGHPCFPVIIGRRPSAALNDASCLQGKENISHTTNGSPVLPSFDATCSVVSTVTSRSRKMSSMHSSSCNNANKVAVPGIGFATKLSSGDIRVDYKDGSALTVSPQNHGSGIMYESNDGVVVRYNTHHQQNLEIPVQEKLRQLPMVVKYLMEPRHKGIR encoded by the exons ATGAGGCACCGCGTCATGCCGGCGCTCTCGGCCGGCTTCGGGGAGCAGATTGAG GAATATGAAGTGCTGAATCTACTGGGCAAGGGCGGTTACGGGAGCGTCTACCGAGCGAAATGTCTCCGCAGCGGCATAGAAGTCGCGATCAAGATG ATCGACAAGAAAATGATGGCAGCTGCTGGGATGGCGGATAGGGTAAGCCAAGAAGTAAAGATACACTGGCGGTTAAAGCATCCGGCCATCCTGGAATTGTATACGTGTTTCGAAGATGCAAACTATGTGTATCTGGTCTTGGAGTTGTGTCACAACGGGGAGCTCCAACGCTTCCTCAAAGCACAGGGTACCAAAGTTCTGTCCGAGGATCATG CTGCCCCTATAATCCGGCAAGTTGTACAGGGCTTGCTCTATCTTCACTCTCACCAAATACTTCACCGAGACCTGTCGTTATCTAATCTACTATTGACCAGGGATATGCAGGTG AAAATAGCGGATTTCGGATTGGCTACGCAGCTGAACAAGCCGGACGAGAAACACTTGACCATGTGCGGCACACCGAATTACATCTCGCCCGAG GTCGCGACGAGATCATCGCACGGTCCGGAGGCAGACGTGTGGAGCTTGGGGTGCATGTTGTACACTTTGTTGGTGGGCAAACCACCATTCGACACTGACGCCATCAAGAGTACCTTGACCAGAGTGGTCATGGCGGATTACGTGATGCCGCCTCACTTGTCGGACAATGCGAAGGATCTGATAGACAAGTTGCTGAAGAAGAATCCGAAGGATAGAATACGCCTGCGGGACATTCAAAAGCATCCGTTCATAGCGAGCGTAGAGAAGAACAGACTGCATAGC GAAAGAAACGGTATGAGCCAAGCGCTACTGAGCAACGGCATCATGGATTCCGGACTCGGTAGAACGCTGTCGTCGTACGGCAGGTCGAAGATACGATCGCGATCGGAGGAAAGGATGTCGACGATGCCGATGGTACCACTGGTCAGCATGAGAAGCGAGGCGCTGTCCGAGCCGATTGCGAGGATGCACTCGTATCACAAAACGAGATGTGCCAACAATTGTACAAAAGAGGATTCCGTGTTGATGGACGTGCCGTTACCTCGCGCTAGGCTTTTCTCCTACAACGGGCTGTATGGCAATCGTAATGCGTGCGACGACTTCGAGAGGCAGAAGCCGGTAATCGAGCGGCAACACAAaccgaaaagagagaagagcgtGGAAAACCTGAGAAACGCTGAGAAAAATGAAGTACCCACGAAGTTGCAAGTGGCGCCTTTGGACTCCAACCGATTGCAACCGACGAGGCATCGAACGAAGAACGCGATCCTTACAATTTTGGACAACGGAGAGGTCTGCATCGAGTTTATCAAGCGGAGGAACGGCACG GAAAAAGTCAGCGAGGTCTGCCGAATATCGGACGATGGCCTGCGGATCGTTCTCTACAAACCGAACGCGGCGGAGGTAGGCCCGCAGCCGCCACCGTTGCCGAGTCGAGGCGCCGACAGCATTTACTCGTACGAGAATCTGCCGGCGTGTCATCACCGAAAGTACATGTACGCGTTCCGTTTCGTGAAGTTGGTCCGAGCGAAAACCCCGAAGCTGACGTTATACACTCAGCGCTCCAAGTGCCTGTTCATGGAGAACGGTCCGCAGCCTGACTGCGAGGTGCATTTCTACAATGGAGTAAAG GTTGTTCGAGTCGACGGCGTCGTGAGGATCACCGACCACAACGGCGATGCGACGTTCGTCGAGGGTGAGTTCCCGTTGCACCTCGAAACTTATTACGAGCATTACTCGGAGTGCTACCAGCGTTGCCTGCTGCTAGAGTCCACTCTAGCTTCCTTAGAAGCGGCCACCGGCCACCCCTGCTTCCCGGTGATAATCGGACGGAGGCCCAGTGCAGCCCTGAATGACGCTTCCTGCTTACAGGGGAAGGAAAATATCTCGCATACGACGAACGGTTCTCCCGTT TTACCCTCGTTTGACGCCACCTGCTCCGTCGTCTCGACGGTGACTTCCAGGTCGCGCAAGATGAGTTCCATGCACAGTTCCAGTTGCAATAACGCGAACAAGGTAGCGGTACCGGGAATCGGCTTCGCTACGAAACTGTCGTCCGGCGACATCAGAGTCGACTACAAGGACGGGTCCGCTTTAACC GTGAGTCCGCAGAATCACGGAAGCGGCATCATGTACGAGAGCAACGACGGCGTCGTCGTGCGATACAACACGCACCATCAGCAAAACCTGGAGATACCGGTTCAGGAGAAGCTCCGCCAGTTGCCTATGGTTGTCAAATATCTCATGGAACCGAGGCACAAGGGCATCCGGTAG
- the LOC105284270 gene encoding neuronal membrane glycoprotein M6-b isoform X2, protein MGNMCNDCMARVPYATLIATIMCCLGVGIFCGTMYKGATLSALMMDQVFHLHLGWLEAVQLIFASIGACMAALGFMILCVGCLATGATRHKVYRAWRSRVGGRISCAVFMTIIYILQIAWLLIFAFLIVTTLIFTIFWGLCNNPRVISLDDCINFTQFGFLFPNNTRPQDLEVCGAQEVKLFCKDFVEKAEVMFILATIGALLVILSLIHYLMCLSANYAHIRDHEKFQELQELQYLQDAADPDSPQPGMGSHRGKDRF, encoded by the exons ATGG GGAACATGTGCAACGACTGTATGGCCAGAGTGCCATACGCGACTCTCATAGCAACCATAATGTGTTGCCTGGGAGTTGGGATATTCTGTGGTACCATGTACAAGGGTGCAACGTTGTCTGCTCTTATGATGGACCAG gtGTTCCATCTCCATCTCGGATGGTTGGAAGCCGTGCAGCTGATATTCGCGTCGATCGGCGCCTGCATGGCAGCTTTGGGATTCATGATCTTGTGCGTTGGTTGTCTCGCAACTGGTGCTACGAGGCACAAGGTCTATCGTGCGTGGAGATCCAGAGTGGGCGGACGCATCTCCTGTGCTGTT TTCATGACCATCATCTACATACTCCAGATAGCTTGGCTTCTGATATTCGCATTCCTGATTGTCACCACACTGATATTCACCATATTCTGGGGCCTGTGCAACAACCCGCGTGTCATATCTCTTGACGACTGCATTAATTTCACTCAGTTTG GTTTTCTGTTCCCAAACAACACTCGGCCTCAAGACCTGGAGGTGTGCGGGGCACAGGAAGTCAAGCTCTTCTGCAAGGATTTCGTGGAGAAGGCTGAAGTGATGTTCATTCTGGCGACTATAGGGGCCCTGCTGGTCATCCTAAGTTTGATACACTATCTGATGTGCTTGTCCGCCAATTACGCGCATATACGGGACCACGAGAAATTCCAGGAATTGCAGGAGCTGCAATACCTACAGGACGCGGCCGATCCGGACTCTCCTCAGCCGGGAATGGGCTCCCATCGCGGCAAGGACAGGTTCTAG
- the LOC105284270 gene encoding proteolipid protein DM alpha isoform X1, translated as MVRLREMRRVRESMPLRGKFASSGSVDRFSERSLHGLDTEERTYRNMCNDCMARVPYATLIATIMCCLGVGIFCGTMYKGATLSALMMDQVFHLHLGWLEAVQLIFASIGACMAALGFMILCVGCLATGATRHKVYRAWRSRVGGRISCAVFMTIIYILQIAWLLIFAFLIVTTLIFTIFWGLCNNPRVISLDDCINFTQFGFLFPNNTRPQDLEVCGAQEVKLFCKDFVEKAEVMFILATIGALLVILSLIHYLMCLSANYAHIRDHEKFQELQELQYLQDAADPDSPQPGMGSHRGKDRF; from the exons ATGGTGAGATTGCGCGAAATGCGACGAGTCAGGGAAAGCATGCCGTTGCGTGGCAAGTTTGCGAGCAGTGGCAGCGTAGACAGGTTTTCTGAACGTAGTCTCCACGGTCTTGATACGGAGGAGCGAACTTACA GGAACATGTGCAACGACTGTATGGCCAGAGTGCCATACGCGACTCTCATAGCAACCATAATGTGTTGCCTGGGAGTTGGGATATTCTGTGGTACCATGTACAAGGGTGCAACGTTGTCTGCTCTTATGATGGACCAG gtGTTCCATCTCCATCTCGGATGGTTGGAAGCCGTGCAGCTGATATTCGCGTCGATCGGCGCCTGCATGGCAGCTTTGGGATTCATGATCTTGTGCGTTGGTTGTCTCGCAACTGGTGCTACGAGGCACAAGGTCTATCGTGCGTGGAGATCCAGAGTGGGCGGACGCATCTCCTGTGCTGTT TTCATGACCATCATCTACATACTCCAGATAGCTTGGCTTCTGATATTCGCATTCCTGATTGTCACCACACTGATATTCACCATATTCTGGGGCCTGTGCAACAACCCGCGTGTCATATCTCTTGACGACTGCATTAATTTCACTCAGTTTG GTTTTCTGTTCCCAAACAACACTCGGCCTCAAGACCTGGAGGTGTGCGGGGCACAGGAAGTCAAGCTCTTCTGCAAGGATTTCGTGGAGAAGGCTGAAGTGATGTTCATTCTGGCGACTATAGGGGCCCTGCTGGTCATCCTAAGTTTGATACACTATCTGATGTGCTTGTCCGCCAATTACGCGCATATACGGGACCACGAGAAATTCCAGGAATTGCAGGAGCTGCAATACCTACAGGACGCGGCCGATCCGGACTCTCCTCAGCCGGGAATGGGCTCCCATCGCGGCAAGGACAGGTTCTAG
- the LOC105284269 gene encoding N-acetylglucosaminyl-phosphatidylinositol de-N-acetylase, with translation MMMTELEHARQYLSLQINEVVCWWWCYIREISWQLLIALVAYLCVCVFLYAVLKRVGHAAWQLPGPPGRLLLVTAHPDDEVMFFGPLVYWLARSKASEVYLLCLSMGGDRRRIDELWACTRVLGIPAANVTIIMSSELPDDQGVQWPTDVVAESILQYVEMYRINAVVTFDKHGVSRHKNHISLYFAIAALCIEKKVPPYCKLYVLESVNVIRKYIQLLDLPISLLSASYWYLVTYEQRRTIKGAMVAHKSQYVWFRKLYMVFSRYTFINTLQEVSALDLELDLQFD, from the exons ATGATGATGACCGAGTTGGAGCACGCGAGGCAGTACCTCAGTCTGCAGATCAATGAAGTTGTCTGCTGGTGGTGGTGCTACATCAGGGAGATCTCGTGGCAGCTGTTGATCGCCCTGGTGGCGTACCTCTGCGTGTGCGTCTTCCTCTATGCAGTCCTGAAGAGAGTGGGCCACGCTGCCTGGCAGCTACCGGGCCCACCCGGCAGGCTTCTTCTAGTCACCGCTCACCCGGACGACGAGGTGATGTTCTTCGGTCCGCTGGTCTATTGGCTCGCGCGTTCCAAGGCCAGCGAAGTCTACCTGCTGTGCTTATCCATGG GTGGGGACAGAAGGAGAATAGACGAGCTGTGGGCATGTACGAGGGTGCTGGGCATCCCAGCAGCCAATGTAACGATTATTAT GAGTAGCGAGCTGCCGGATGATCAAGGCGTACAGTGGCCGACGGATGTGGTGGCCGAGAGCATTTTGCAATACGTAGAAATGTACAGGATCAACGCCGTGGTGACGTTCGACAAGCACGGCGTGAGCCGGCACAAGAACCACATCTCCCTGTACTTCGCGATCGCCGCACTGTGCATCGAGAAAAAAGTACCTCCTT ATTGTAAGCTGTACGTGTTAGAGTCGGTCAACGTAATCAGGAAGTACATCCAGCTTTTAGATCTGCCCATCAGTCTCCTCTCAGCCTCGTACTGGTATCTGGTGACGTACGAGCAGAGGCGAACGATCAAG GGTGCTATGGTCGCGCACAAGTCCCAATACGTCTGGTTCCGCAAGTTGTACATGGTCTTCTCGCGATATACGTTTATCAATACCCTCCAAGAAGTCAGCGCCCTCGACCTGGAGCTGGACCTTCAGTTCGACTGA
- the LOC105284268 gene encoding mitochondrial fission process protein 1 yields the protein MKNQEEVDLYRDTYVRYLGYANEVGEAFRSLVPKSIVWSSYALSSGYVLADTVHKGAKVYQVDTTPQRTKNVLLSTSDTLIWQAFASIIVPGFTINRICAAVQFAQKRSTRAVLKQPWVSTLVGLASIPFIIHPIDHAVEEAMDFTYRKWTGYHPKAPLCGVKHE from the exons ATGAAAAATCAGGAAGAAGTGGATCTGTATCGAGACACATATGTGAGATATTTAg GTTATGCAAACGAGGTTGGGGAGGCGTTCAGAAGCCTGGTGCCGAAATCTATCGTATGGTCGAGCTATGCGTTGTCAAGCGGTTACGTTCTCGCCGATACGGTGCACAAGGGTGCAAAAGTCTACCAA GTAGACACTACTCCACAAAGGACTAAGAACGTTCTCCTGTCCACGTCGGATACCCTCATATGGCAAGCGTTTGCGTCCATAATAGTTCCCGGCTTTACAATAAACAGGATTTGCGCGGCCGTTCAATTTGCACAGAAAAGAAGCACGAGGGCGGTCCTAAAACAGCCTTGGGTCTCCACATTGGTAGGTCTGGCGTCCATACCTTTCATAATACACCCCATCGACCACGCCGTGGAAGAAGCGATGGACTTTACGTACAGGAAGTGGACGGGATACCATCCGAAAGCACCTTTATGTGGCGTGAAGCACGAGTAG